GTCGGGCCAGCTCGGCATTCTGGATCCGGATGGCGGCGTCTGCCAGCGTGCGACCTTCCTGGTGGATCCGAACAACGTGATCCAGTTTGTGTACGTCACCGCCGGTTCGGTGGGCCGCAATCCGCAGGAAGTGCTGCGTGTTCTGGACGCTCTGCAGACCGACGAGCTCTGCCCCTGCAACTGGCAGAAGGGCGAAGAGACCCTGGCCGTCTAAACAGAGTTGAACCGAAGAGGTGGCCGCTGTTGGAGTGGCCGCCTTTTCTTGCGCCCGAATGGCGCAGTGAGAGGAGATTTCATGGCACTCGATGATTTGATCGGCAGCCTGCCCGCCTATGCGAAGGACCTGAAGCTGAACTTCAGCTCGCTGGTCCGGCAGAACACTGAGCTCAGCCCGCAGCAGCTTTGGGGAACCGTGGTGAGCACCGCGATCGCAACCCGTAATCCTGAGCTGACGGCGGCCACGATTGAAGAAGCAGCCAAGGTGTTGACCCCGGTCGCCCTGGACGCCGCCAAGGCAGCCGCGGCGATCATGGGCATGAACAACATCTACTACCGTTTTCATCACCTGACGGACAACGAGAAGTACGCGACACTGCCCGCGCGCCTGCGCATGAACGTGCTACGCACCCACAACGTCGACCACGTGGACTTTGAGCTGTGGTGCCTGGCTGTTTCCGCGGTGAACGCCTGCGGCAAGTGCGTGAGCTCGCACGAGAACGTGGTTCGCCAGAAGGGAATGACGGAAGAGGTGGTGAATGCCGCCATCCGCGTGACCTCAGTGATTCACGCCATCGGCGTAGTGCTGGATGGGGAGAAGGCGTCGCCTACGCCCGCGGCGTAGGCGAAGTTGAATGGTTGAAAAGTTGAATGGTTGAATAGTGAATCCGTGGTGAGGTGGATGATTAGCCTCATCACGGATTTCTTCTTTCACGTGATCGCGGAATTGTCTGGGTTAGGAACCATTCAACTATTCAACAATTCAACCATTCAACAAATCGTGCCACCTTAGTCCTAAGGTTTCTTCTCCGGCTTCCCACCCGGATTCCACGTGGGCTTCCAGTTGGTGTCGATGAGCCACTCTACAGGCGCTTCCATGGAGGCGATGGCGGTGGTCATGTGTTTGAAGTCGATGGTGGTGATCTCGTCGGTGACCTGGTGGTAGTCGGTGTGGAGGCCGTAGCTGGAGACAGTGTGGGCGATGATGCCTTCGAGGGCCAGGCCGTAGTTGTCGCTGCGCATGAAGAAGTTTTCCTTCGGATGCGGATCCTGCACGAGGTGGGCGCCGTGCTTGGCGAGCTCCGGCCCGAGGGTGCTGCGCTCAAAGCCGGTGAGCCAGAGGGTGCCTTCGGGGACGGCTGAGTCAGAACGGCCGATCATCTCGAATTCCAGGTTGGCAACGATGCTGGTGAGCGGAATGGGAGGATGGGCGAGGAAGGCCTGGGATCCCAGGCCGCCGAACTCCTCCGCACCAAAGAGGGCGAAGACAACGGTGCGCTTGGGCGGCTTGGCGTGGGCGAGATAGCGGGCGAGGTTGAGAACGGCAGTCGTGCCAGAGGCGTCGTCATCTGCTCCGTTGTAAATCGCGTCTCCATTCACGGGCTGTTTGGCAACGCCCAGGTGGTCGAGATGGGCGGTGAGCAGAATGACTTCAGACTTCAGCTTCGGATCGGTGCCGGGAAGGATGGCGACGGCGTTCCAGGTCTCGAAGCGGTCGGCGGGAGCATAGCGTTGTTCGATGCGTTGTTTGGCGCGCTCCGGGAGCTCGACCGGGGCTTTTTGAAGGTAGCTGCCATTGTTGCCGGGTTGCAGGCCGATCTCCTGGAAGACGGCTGCGGCGTACTGGGCTGCAATGTGTTCATCACGTGTGGCGGAACCGCGGCCCTGCAGTGCATCGGATGCGAGAAAATTCATGTCGGCGCGAACCTGCTGTTCCAGAACGGATTGCGGGCTTTGTGCGTCCAACAGGCAGGTCGTCAGGGTCAGCAGCGCGGCGGCGCCAAAGGTCATGCAAGAGCGTTTGAACATGGCCGGATTATAGGCAAAGGCACGGACCAGACCCAATTCCTGCGACAATGGTGAGCGTGTTGAGGCTGCGTCGTGCATTGCGCTTCTTTGTGGTTCTGCCAATCGTTCTACTGGCGGGTTGCGGTGACTTCTTTCCGCCGATCAATGGTGGCGGGAGCAGTTCGGGATCGGACATCGTGTACGTTGCGAATGCCAGTTCGACCTCGGTGACGGCCTATGCCATGTCGACAGGAGCGCTGGTAGCCGTAAGCGGATCGCCGTACACGCTGAGCTTTACGCCCACGGCGATTGCGGTGACTCCTGCGAATACCTTTGTGTATGTCGCGGGTAGCGGCGTGGTGTATGTGTATTCCATCGGTACCGGTGGTGTGCTGACGGCGGCGAACAACGGCGCGGCGGTGGCCAATGGCAATGTGGTGTCGATGGACATCTCGCCGGACGGGAAGTGGCTGTTTACGTTGGATGCCGACGGGACCACGATTGAGGAGTACTCCATCAACACATCGACCGGCATACTGACGGCTGCCAGCGGAGCGTTGTATACCTTCGGCGCGGGAACGACGCCAGTACCTAAAGCGATCAAGGTCGCTCCTAATGGCAACTACGTCATCGTGGCTCTGGGAACCGCGGGAGAGATCGTCTACGGCTTCAATACGTCGACAGGTGCGATGAGCGAGAGTCAGCGGCTGTCGGCTCCGGGGTCGACCAGCGATAACGCCATTGCGATGGACAAGAATACGGCGTATCTGTTCATCGCCCGCAGCGGGAACTCGGCGGGGCTGGGGGTCTATACCATCGGCACTGGCGGGGCGCTGACAATTGTGAGCGGATCGCCCTTTGCGACGAGTGGCCAGTCGACTTCGGTAGTGGTAGATAACACAGCAACGTACGTCTATGTGGGGAACCAGGGTGACGGTACGATCTCTGGTTTCACTATCGGTACCGGAGGCGCGCTGACAGCGCTCAGTGGATCGCCGTACTCGGCCGGCAAGACCATGACCGCGCTGGCAGCGGACTCCACGGGCAAGTACATTCTGGCGGCGGCCAATGGAGGCTCGCCAGATCTGGGGATGTACGCCTTCGACTCTTCGACAGCGGGACGGATTTATACGGTCAGCTCGACGACGACAGCGTACGGTCCGGTAGCCGTGGCAGTGACGCACTAACGTGGACGCACTAACGTGGACGCACTAACGTGACGCCCCAATCCCAATGGAAGCCTTACAGGTGACGCACTAGGTGCATGCCGCGAACCGTGATTCACGCAAGATCATCTGCAGATAGTATCCTCGGAGCTGTCCCGGCGTGATCTTCCCGTCATTCCAACGTAGATTGTTCGCGCTCGCCGCAGCCTTTGCGCTGCTGTCGGGCTGCAGCCGCCTGCGCCCTAAACCCAAGGACGAGTATGTCTATGTCACCGCCAAGGGAACGTATCTGCGCGACCGTTTGGCCGCCGTGTCAAATCGTACGGGAAATGTCGACAACGGGCAGAAGCTGAAGATACTCGAGCGCCAGCGGCACTACTTCCGCGTGGTGACCGATAAGGGCGAGACGGGCTGGATCAACGAGCGGGCGGTTGTGACGCAGGATATCGTCGATCAGTTTGAGGCATTGAAGAAGGAATATGCACGGCAGCCTGCGGTGGCCAGCGGTGTGGTGCGGGACGATGTGTACCTGCACCTGAAGCCGGGCCGCGATACAGACCGTTTCTACCGGCTGAATGAGGGAGAGAAGCTGGGGCTCATTGCCAGGGCTACGCTGCCCAAACCTGTGCCAGGTGGAGTTCCGCAGCAGCAGGCGAAGGAAGGTGAGCCGCCCGCGCCTCCTCCGATGGAGGACTGGTGGATGGTGCGCTCGGGAGACCGGTCGGGCTGGTTGCTCTCGCGCATGATGGACGTCGACGTGCCTGATTCGGTGGCGCGGTATGCCGAAGGGCAGCGCATTGTGGGCAACTATGTGCTGACGAAGGTCGAAGACGATGAGGTTGAAGGCACGGACAAGATGGTGCCCATCTTCGTCACACTCATGAATAGCTGGAAGGCCGGGCTGCCGTACGACTTCGACCAGGTGCGCGTCTTCACCTGGAACCGGGCCAAGCACCGGTATGAGACGGCGTTCCGCGATCGCAATATCCAGGGTTTCCTGCCGGTGGAGGTCAAGACCGATCCGGGGCAGCCGAATGCACCGCGGTCGAGCGCCAGCACGCTGCCGGCGCCGTCGTTTATTTATCGGGTCTTGGCTGCGGACAACGGGCCAGTGATCCCCGATCCTGTGACCGGAATCTCGAAGCCCTCAAAGCTGGTACAGAAGACCTACCGGCTTGAGGGAAATATCACGCGGCGGGTGCTGCGGCCGGGCGAGACTCCGCAGGCGGAGGCGAAGGCCAGCGAAGATGTGGCGACCAAGGCGGCCGCGAAGAAGCCTGCCAAAAAACGCAAGTAGTTGCGAGGCAAAGGTTTGTCTGGGGCCTCCGCGGCCCGACTTTACAGACGTTGCTCGGTTCAGGCATTCTCTCTCCACTGAGGCGTACTTAGAGCAATTCTCCTGATCTGTAGTTTTGGATAAATCTGCGAATGCCGTTTTCTTCGAAGGAAAACGGCGCAAACAGCCAAAACTCCGCTCTACACCTTTAGGAGATTTGCTCCACAGTACGGTCTCAGACGCAGAACTCATTCAGTACCTTGAGAGGAAGAAGCGACACATGAAGACCTGGACCCGTCCTGATTTCAAAGAAGTAAGCCTCGGCTGCGAGATCAACAGCTACTCCCCCGCCGAAATCTAACCCTTGTTTACATTGCAATTGCTGGGAACCGCCGCTGGCGGCGGTTTTCCGCAGTGGAACTGTGCCTGTGCTCTGTGCGATTTGAGCCGCAGAGATCCCGTGCGTTGCACGCCCCGGCTGCAGCTACAGGCCGTGGTGCGTTCGCATGGGCGGAATGTCCTGTTGAACGCAGGTCCAGACCTGCGCGTGCAGATTGAAGCAACACCCACGCTGCAGCCCAAGCCGGAGAATGGCCGGCGGAATACGCCGATTGGGGGCATCGTGCTGACCTCGGCGGATCTGGACCAGGTGCTGGGCCTCTTGCTGATGCGTGAGTTTCAGCCGCTGCGGGTCTATGCGACGCCACTGGTCCGGCGGGTGCTGGAAGCCAATAGTTTTTTCCGGATGCTGGAACGTGTGCCGCAACAGTTGACCTGGATCACGATGCTTCCCGATGAGCCGTTTGAGCTGCTGCCGGGAGTCACGTGTACGGCGATTCCGATGTCCGACGATCTGCCGTATTACGCGAAGAGTTTCGCTGCAGGTGCGGAGCCGGGGCAGGCAGTGGTTGGGCTAGTGCTGGCGAGTGAGGGGAAGAAGGTCGTGTATACGCCGGCGGTGGGACATATCTCGGAGGCCCTGTATAGCAAATACGCGGCGGCGGATGCGATCGCCACCGACGGTACTTTCTGGAGCGATGATGAGCTGCAACAGGCGCAGCCCGGGACGCCGCTGGCGCGTGAGATTGGTCATATCCCGATGAGCGGTGAGGATGGCATGATGGCACGGCTTGCGGAGCTCCGAGGACCGCGCAAGGTCTTCGTACACCTGAACAATACGAATCCCATTCTCGACCGTCAGAGTGATGAGCGTAAGGCCGTGCTCGCCGGGGGCTGGGAGATCGCGGAGGATGGATGGGAGCTGTAACGATGTTGACTGCGGACGAGCTGCGTGCGCGGCTGCAGGCGGTAGGAGAGGCGAAGTACCACCACCGGCATCCGTTTCATGAGCGGATGCACCGGGGCGAGCTTACACGCGGGCAACTGCAGGCGTGGGCGCTGAACCGGTACTACTACCAGAGCCGCATTCCCATCAAGGACGCGCTGGTGTTGGCTAAGAGCGACGATCCGGCCTTCCGCCGCGCTTGGCGGAAGCGCATTGTCGATCACGATGGTGACGAGAGCGGATACGGCGGTGTAGAGAAGTGGATTCAGTTGGCGGAGGCTGCCGGCGTTCCGCGTGAAGACACGATTGCCTACAAGGGCGTGCTGCCGGCGGTGATCTTCTCGGTGGATGCTTATCTCTCACTGGTGCGTGACAGTTCACTGCTGGTCGCTGTAGCGTCAAGTCTGACGGAGCTGTTCTCGCGGCAGTTGATCAGCCTGCGGATGGACCGGATGAAGCTTCACTATCCCTACCTGGAGCCGGGGCTGGCTTACTTTGTGGGCCGGTTGACGCAGGCCCCGGAAGACGCGGCGTTTGCTCTGGACTACGTGACGAAGCACGCCCGCAACCGCGAAGAGCAGGAGCAGGTGATCCGCGCGTTGGAGCGCAAGTGCGAGATCCTGTGGGCGCAGCTCGATGCGATCGAGCACGCATATGTTGTTCCCGGGCTACCGCCTCCGGGATGTTTTCTGCCGAAGGGGGAAGCATGAGCTCTGACTCCATGAGCCCCGACTCCATGAGCCCCGACTCCATGACACCCGATTCGATTCCGCAGATGACACCGGGATACCGGCTGCATCCGACGCAGGACGTGGTACTGATCCCCGAGGGCGTGCTGGAGCTGAGCGGTCCGTCGCGCGACATTTTGCTGGAGGTGGATGGCAGACGTACCGTGCGTGAGATCGTCCATAATCTGGCGGCGAAATATGAAGGAGCCGATGAGAACGAGATGCTCGACGATGTAGTAGCGCTGCTCGGCCGCCTGGCCGAACGCGGCGTGCTGCAGGGGTGATGATGTAATGCCTGCAACGACACGGCCACAATCGCTTATCTGTGAGGTGACTCACCGGTGCCCGCTGCACTGTCTCTACTGCTCGAACCCGATTGAGATGCAGCAGGCAGCGGCGGAGCTTCCGGCCGAGGTGTGGCGGCGTGTCTTTCAGGAGGCAGCGGCACTGGGTATCCTGCATCTGCATCTGACGGGCGGGGAGCCGCTCGCGCGCAAGGATTTGGCTGAGCTGATCCAGGCAGGCCACGATGCGGGGCTCTACGTGAATATGGTGACCTCGGGTGTGGGGTTGACCGAGGAACGGCTCGCAGGGCTGGTGCAGGCCGGGCTGGAACATCTGCAACTGAGCTTTCAGGACGCAGATGAGGCACGGGCCAACTACATCGCCGGAACGCGGGCTCACGCCTGGAAGCTGGGGCTGGTTCCGCTGATCAAGCAGCAGCGGCTTGCCTTCACGGTGAACCTGGTGGTGCACCGGCAGAACCTTGATCGGTTGGAAGAGATGATTGCTCTGGCAGAGTCGCTGGAGCCAAACCGCATCGAGATCGCACACGTGCAGTACTACGGCTGGGCGCTGAAGAACCGCAGTCTGCTGATGCCGACAGAGGAGCAGGTGCAGTACGCGCTGCCTGTGGTGGAAGCAGCGAAGACGCGTCTGCGGGGAAAGATCCATCTGGACGCTGTGCTGCCCGACTACTACGCCAATTTCCCCAAGGCATGTGTCGGCGGATGGGGACGGCAGATGATCCTCATCGATCCCGCAGGGCGGGCGCTTCCATGCCACTCGGCGGGTATTCTGCCGGGGTTCGCATTCGACAACGTGCGGGAGAAAAGCCTGTCGTGGATCTGGGGGCAGTCGCCTGCGTTTGAGCGGTTTCGTGGTGACGCGTGGATGTCGGAGACCTGCCGAAGCTGCGAGCGGAAAGAACGCGACTTCGGCGGATGCCGGTGCCAGGCGTTTCTGTTGACGGGCGATATGGAAGCGATCGATCCGGTGTGTACGTATAGCCCGCAGCATGGGTTGATGGAAGAGCTGCGGAAGCCGGCGGGGGATGATCTACTGCCGATTTACCGGAATAGTTGAATAGTTGAATAGTTGAATAGTTGAATGGTGAGCAGTTCCGGGCGCCAATACACTGGGTGCCCCACATACGCGTAGCTTATGTGGGCATTCGCGCTATGCGCGAACCGCTTTCTGGTTGTCATCCTGAGCGAAGCGAAGGACCTGCTTTACCCTCCACAATCGCCTAACCAGCCCCGCAAACCACCATTCAACGGCTCAACCGCGCTTAAAAATAAAACTCGGCGATCCGTTGGACGACCAACTCCTGTTCGTCCATCCGCAGTCCGGGGAAGATGGGTAGAGCCAGAACCTCATGCGCCGCCTGTTCGGAGTGTGGGAACGTACCTGCCATATAGCCAAGATGGGAGAGTGACGGCTGCAGGTGAATCGGCAGCGGGTAGTAGATCTCGGTGCCGATCTGATGGGCGGTGAGGTGTGTCCGCAGGTCGTTGCGGCGTGGGGCGCGAATGACGTACTGGTGCCAGGCGGAGTGGGCGTTGGTCAGCATCTCCGGCAGCGTGATGGCGCCGATCAGACCGGCCTGCTGGAAGAGGTGCAGGTAGTTCTCCGCGATTTGAGCGCGTTCTTCATTGCCGGCGGTGACGTACTTCAGCCGGACGTTCAGCACCGCTGCCTGGAAGCTGTCGAGGCGGGCGTTCCATCCGATCTCATCGTGGAAGTAGCGCTGGCGCATGCCGTGAGTGCGCAGGGCGCGTGCGTGGTCGGCGACGGTGTCGTCGTTCGTGGTGACCATGCCGGCATCGCCCATGGCGGCGAGGTTTTTGGTGGGGTAGAAGCTGAAGGCCGCGGAGGCGCCGAGCGACCCGGCCGGGATCTGCTTCCAGCGTGCTCCCCAGGCCTGGGCGGCGTCTTCGATGAGCAGCAGTTTGTGGCGGTCTGCGATCTGCTGGAAGTGGTCCCAGTCGACGGGCTGGCCGTAGAGGTGGACCGGGAGAATGGCTTTGGTGCGCGGGGTAATTACGGCTTCGGCAGCGGCGGGAGACAGGTTGAAGGTGACCGGGTCGATATCGGCGAAGACCGGGATAGCGCCCGCGCGCAGGATGGCCGAGGTAGAGGCGAAGAAGCTGAACGGGGTGGTGATGACCTCGTCACCCGGACCTACGCCGGCGGCTGCCAGGGCGAGCCAGAGGGCGTCTGTGCCGGAAGCGCAGCCGATGGCGTGCTTGACCTGCAGAGCGGCAGCGGCTGCTGCTTCAAATTGTTCGACTTCGGGCCCAAGGATGAACTTCTGGGAGTCGGCGACCAGTTCCAGGGCGGCGAGAATCTCTTCGCGGCGGAGCTGGTATTCACGAGAAAAATCGAGCAAAGGAACGGCGTTCGGCACGAGGTTGATCTTAAGCTCCCTGAAGAATGAAAGAAAGTGAGGCGCAGATGAAAGAAAGTCAGGGGGAGTGCGAAGAAACAGCAAATTTTGAGCAGCCTAAGGGCATCCCTGTGCGTCTATTAGGGCAGCAAGTGTTGAAAATTCGGCACAATGCTCGTATTGTGAACTCGCTCAGGACTTTTGAGTCTGGACGCCGCTGCAGTTTCCCTCACATAACCCGGGGGAAGCGGTGCAGCTTCACTGTTTCCAGCAACGCATTTTGAACCAGAAAATCTAAAAGGAGATCGGCCTTTATGGATTCGAAGCCGGCGCAGAACATTCAGGACACTTTTCTCAACACTGTCCGCAAAGACAAGAGCCCCATCACGATCTACCTCGTAAGTGGCGTGAAGCTGACGGGCCGTATCCGCTCCTTCGACAAGTATTCCGTGTTGCTCGAGAACAACAGCCAGGAGCAGTTGATCTTCAAGCACGCTATCTCCACCGTGGTCAGTGGGCGGTCCGCTACGGGTCACGGCGAACGGCCGCATGGATCCGCCATGTCGCATGGCGCTCCTTCGTCGGCCGCTGTCGCCGCGCATGAGCCCGCAGGTGCCTAGCATTGGCAGGCATACAGAAGCCGCGGCTTCTCATAGAGAGGCTGCGGCAGGCTGACGAACTTCGCGAACGCAGTCTGAGCACACACGCGGAGCGAGCTGTTCTGGTCGCGGTGGAGTTTACCGGCGAGCGGCGGCAGGTTCCGTACGTGGCTGCGCGGGCGCGCGCCTCTGCAGCTATTGATGCTGCAGCGACCGGCGTTCCCGTAGAACCTGCCGTGCCTGTGGCTGACCTCGACTTTGAGGCCGCGCTCGAGGAGTTCCGTGAGCTGGCGCGTTCGGCCGGAGCGGAGATCGCCTCGGTCATGATCCAGCGGCGGCAGAAGCCCGACCCTGCGTTGCTGGTGGGTCAGGGCAAGGCGGAAGAGATTGTCGCCATGGCCGAGAGCACGGGCGCCGAGCTGGTGCTGTTTGACCACGACCTCTCTCCCTCGCAGCTTCGCAATCTTGAAAAGCTGTTGCCGTGCCGCGTGATCGACCGCACGCAGCTTATCCTCGACATCTTTGCGCGTCATGCGCGGACCCGTGAGGGCCAGTTGCAGGTAGAGCTGGCGCAGCTTGAGTATCAGCTGCCACGGTTGGCCGGACGAGGCAAGGCGATGAGCCAGCTTGGCGGCGGCATCGGAACCCGTGGCCCCGGTGAAACCAAACTCGAAACCGACCGTCGGCGCATCCGTGTCCGCATCGACCATGTAAAAGGACAACTCGAACAGGTGCGGCGCATCCGCCGCCAGCAGCGGCAGCGGCGTGAAGGTGTTCCCGTGCCGGTGGTGGCGCTGGTGGGCTATACGAATGCGGGGAAGAGCACGTTGTTCAATGCGCTGACAGAGGCGGGCGTGCTGGAGTCGAGCCGCATGTTCGCAACGCTCGACCCGAAGCTGCGTCAGCTTGCGCTGCCTTCACGGCGCAAGGTGTTGCTCAGCGATACGGTCGGTTTTATCCGCAATCTGCCGCACACGCTGGTCACCAGCTTCCGCGCCACGCTGGAAGAAGTGGAGCGCGCAGAGATTCTGCTGCACGTGCGCGATGCTTCGTCGCCGATGCTGGATGAGCAGAAGACGCAGGTGGAGAAGGTGCTGGGGGAGCTCGATGCCGGGCGCAAGCCGGTGATTGAGGTGATGAACAAGGCCGATCTGTTAGATGAGGCGCAGCGGAATGACCTCTGGCATCACGCGGGTAAAGGCGATCTGGTCACGGTGAGCGCGAAGACGGGCGAGGGCCTGGAGCGGTTGATCACGCTGATCGATGAACGCATCGGCGGCGAAGGCGCGGCTGATCCTACGGAGACGGCCGAGTTCCGCATCCCCCAGAAGCAGGGCGCGGCGCTGGCGGCGATTGAGGCTGGGGCGTTTATTGAGAAGAAGCGGTTCGAGGGGAATCTGGTTTATCTGAGGGCACGGGGCCCGGCGAGTCTGCTGGGGCGGTATCGGCGGTTTCAGTTGGAGCCGGCGTCGTAGGACGGCAGAAAATGTAGTTTTGTTTGTCATCCTGAGCGAATGCGAAGGACCCGCTTTACGCGACGCCGCCCTCAACCGATGGGTTGAGAAGCAGATTTCTCCGCTTCGCTACGAAATGACAAAGAAGATGTGGCGCGGGATGGAGTGCTTCGGCATGGATAAGATTGCCCTCATAGAAGCCGCTGATGCATTTGTACGGGAAGCACTACGGCTCGAACTTCGCTCAGATACCCATCTTCTCCCAAAAATAGGTGCCATGTTGAGCGTTTAAATGACCAGGCCGCCTCAAAGAGGGGGAGCGGAGAGTGTCCCCGGCGAGGCGGCCTGATTGACCCTGAATTGGGTCCAGGTGGTGACTTAAAGGGTACTCCGGTTCTCTATTGCGTCAAGTACTTTTCGGGGATATTTCAGGGATGTCAAATTGTGCGAATAGCGACTTGCTAGTTCTTTTATCGCACGAATGCACATTGACATGCCCCAAAATGCCTTGTTACAAATAAGATGTCGAAGGGAAGAAAAGAAAGCCTCTTTCGCTGCCCTGAAGATCCGTTCCCGCGGTTACGGCAGCTTTCCAGACAAGCCATTTCATGAATGAGATCCTAGCTACACTTAGCGAACTTGTGCTCGGCTCCGTGCCGACGATTGTGTTGTTTACGCTCGTGGTGATCGCCTATAGCGTACTGGTGCGCCGTCCTCTGGAGAAGACGCTGTCCGAGCGCCGCGCGCGTACTTCCGGCGCCATGGAGCAGGCTAAGTCGGCTGTAGCCTCCGCTGAAAGCAAGACGTCGGAGTATGAAGAGCGGTTGCGCATTGCGCGTGCCGAGATCTTCGAAGCCCGTCAGAAGCGTGTGCAGCAGTTCAACGCCGAGCGTGAGGCCATTCTGGCCGAAGCGCGCGAGCAGGCGCAGACGCGTGTCACCGCAGCCCGCCAACAGGTAGAGCAGAGCCTCACTGAGGCGAAGAAGCAGATTGAGGTGGCCAGCGAGCAGCTTTCGGCTCAGGTCCTGAAGGCCATTTTGCCA
This genomic window from Terriglobus albidus contains:
- the hflX gene encoding GTPase HflX — translated: MRQADELRERSLSTHAERAVLVAVEFTGERRQVPYVAARARASAAIDAAATGVPVEPAVPVADLDFEAALEEFRELARSAGAEIASVMIQRRQKPDPALLVGQGKAEEIVAMAESTGAELVLFDHDLSPSQLRNLEKLLPCRVIDRTQLILDIFARHARTREGQLQVELAQLEYQLPRLAGRGKAMSQLGGGIGTRGPGETKLETDRRRIRVRIDHVKGQLEQVRRIRRQQRQRREGVPVPVVALVGYTNAGKSTLFNALTEAGVLESSRMFATLDPKLRQLALPSRRKVLLSDTVGFIRNLPHTLVTSFRATLEEVERAEILLHVRDASSPMLDEQKTQVEKVLGELDAGRKPVIEVMNKADLLDEAQRNDLWHHAGKGDLVTVSAKTGEGLERLITLIDERIGGEGAADPTETAEFRIPQKQGAALAAIEAGAFIEKKRFEGNLVYLRARGPASLLGRYRRFQLEPAS
- a CDS encoding ATP synthase F0 subunit B → MNEILATLSELVLGSVPTIVLFTLVVIAYSVLVRRPLEKTLSERRARTSGAMEQAKSAVASAESKTSEYEERLRIARAEIFEARQKRVQQFNAEREAILAEAREQAQTRVTAARQQVEQSLTEAKKQIEVASEQLSAQVLKAILPAEVLAGGAQ